A genomic stretch from Anaerolineae bacterium includes:
- a CDS encoding FAD-dependent thymidylate synthase, with amino-acid sequence MNVRLLSCTRLNPALSAVDDLGDVRMMLEATAGTEQERLAEFAARVCYRSTDKMGHNPGFLQSRLREGHEDVIEHVTFVVFVSGTGLAEPADVSPRRDEPIWWRMANRHLEVTPWRDGWVVSGNARVWLDLFRRGLALDVLPVVQPLAPALYAEFNRLEVSG; translated from the coding sequence ATGAACGTCAGGTTGCTCAGTTGCACTCGGCTCAATCCCGCCCTCTCCGCAGTGGATGACCTGGGCGATGTCCGGATGATGCTAGAGGCGACGGCGGGCACGGAACAGGAACGGTTGGCCGAGTTCGCTGCGCGGGTATGTTACCGCTCCACGGACAAGATGGGACACAACCCGGGGTTTCTCCAGTCCCGTCTGCGTGAAGGGCACGAGGACGTCATCGAGCATGTAACCTTCGTCGTTTTCGTGAGCGGGACCGGCCTCGCGGAGCCCGCTGATGTCTCCCCCCGGCGGGATGAGCCCATTTGGTGGCGCATGGCGAATCGTCATTTAGAGGTGACGCCATGGCGAGATGGATGGGTTGTCTCTGGAAATGCCCGCGTTTGGCTGGATCTGTTTCGACGGGGGCTGGCGTTAGATGTGCTGCCAGTGGTGCAGCCGTTGGCTCCTGCGTTGTATGCTGAGTTCAATCGGCTAGAGGTGAGCGGATGA